TCGCGTGCCAGAGACTGCGGCGCGGGGAAATCTCACGCTCGTGCCGCGGCGGGTGTCACGCACGATCCCTTCGTGGCACGGCCGCTTCCCGGCGTTTCTGCCCGCATCGCGCACAATCCCCGGTTCTGTCCTCCCTCCCTCTCCAGAAGCAGTAGCCATGAAAACCTACCAGTGCATCGTTTGCGGCTTTGTGTATGACGAAACCCAAGGCATCCCCAGCGAAGGCATCGCGCCCGGCACGAAGTGGGAAGACGTGCCCGACACCTGGCTGTGCCCGGATTGCGGCGTCGGCAAGTCCGACTTCGAAATGATTGAGATCTGACCGGAGCGGTGCCCATGTCTTCTGATGCGGTCGTCATCATCGGCGCTGGCTTGGCCGGCTGGAACCTGGCGCGCGAGCTGCGCAAGGCCGATCCCGCCGTGCCCATCGTGGTCGTCAGCCGCGACCACGCCGGTTTCTATTCGAAGCCGATGCTGTCGAACGCGCTCGCCGGCAAGAAGACAGCGGCCACGCTGGTGATGAAGCCAGCCGAGAAGATCGGCGAAGAGGTGCAGGCCCGCGTGCTGCCGCACACGACCGTCACCGCCATCGATGGCGAGGCCCGCACGGTGAGCCTGTCGAACGGCGAGACGCTGGCCTACCGCGATCTGGTGCTGGCCCTGGGCGCCGACCCGATCCGCCTGCCGCTGGAGGGCGATGCCGCCGACACGGTGCTGTCCGTGAACGACCTGGACGACTTCGCCCGCTTTGCCGACCACCTGGAACAGGGCCCGACCGGCCAGCCCGTGCAGCGGGTGGTGATCCTGGGCGCGGGCCTGATCGGCTGCGAGTTCGCCAACGATCTGCTCGCGCGCGGCATCGCCCCCACGGTGATCGACCTGGCCGATCGCGCCCTGCCCCGCCTGTTGCCCGTTGAGGCCAGCCTGCGCCTGCAGGACAAGCTGGTGGCCGCCGGGGCGCAGTTCCGCTTTGGTGTCGGTGCGCAATCGGTGCAACGGGGGCCGAACGGCCTGGTGGTGACGCTGAACGACGGCACCACGCTGGAAACCGATCTGGTGCTGTCGGCCATCGGCCTGAAGCCCCGAACTGACCTGGCCACGGGCGCGCACGCCAAGGTGGCCCGCGGCGTGGTCGTCGACCGCCTGCTGGCCACCACGGTGCCGCACATCCACGCCCTGGGTGATTGCACCGAGGTCGAAGGCACGCTGCTGCCCTATGTGATGCCGCTGATGCAGCAGGCCCGTGCGCTGGCGGCCACCCTCGCTGGCCAGCCCACCCCGGTGAGTTATCCCGCCATGCCCGTGGCCGTGAAGACGCCGGCATGGCCCACGGTGGTGTGCCCGCCGCCCGCCGACGCCGAAGGCCAATGGCAGGTGACGGCCACCGAAGAGGCCCTGGAAGCCCGTTTCACGGCGGCCGGCGAGCCCGAGCGGCTGCTGGGCTTCGTGCTGCAGGGTAAGGCCGTGAGCCAGCGCCAGGCGCTGGCCGCCCAGGTGCCGCCGCTGCTGGCCTGAGGCCCCACGCAGCCCGCCGGGTTCACTGCCTTTGAACCCGTACCCTGATTGCGTTAACCTTGAGCCCCTTTTTCTTCAGCGCGTCCATCAGGTCGGGCTGAAGCTGGCGCAGCTTGGCTGACACGGCCGAGTTGGCGGCTAGCAGGGTCCAGCCCTCGTCATCCAGAGCGCCAGACCGCACGTGGGCCGCCATCGCTGGCGGCAGACAGGCTTTGACGACCTCCAGGCATTCCTGCGACGCTTTCAGGCGCGACAGCAGGCTGCCCAGCGCGCCCGCACGCTGCATGGCGCTCTGAACGGGCGGAACGTCAGGCACCATGGGCCGCAGCACGGCCGGCCGGAAGGTGCCGGTCGGGCGGGAGCCGGTGGGGGGCTTGTCTCGCGTGCTCATGGAGAGGGGATGTACCGCAGTTCGAGGTGAAGGGGCAACAGGCCATGCAGATTCTGATCACGACGAGCGCACTCAGCCGCCCCCGTATTGTGCAGTTCACGCCCTGGGGGCTGGTGCTGACCTTGCTGGCGCTCGCCATCCCGATGATGGTGCTGAGCCTGGCGCTGTACCACGCGGTGGTGCTGAAGGCGGCACACGAACGCTGGCCGGTGATCTCCGAAGCGGTGCGCTACTTCGAGCGCCAGGACCGCGCGCAGCGCGACCGCTATGTGCGCGAGAACCTCGA
This is a stretch of genomic DNA from Aquabacterium olei. It encodes these proteins:
- a CDS encoding rubredoxin is translated as MKTYQCIVCGFVYDETQGIPSEGIAPGTKWEDVPDTWLCPDCGVGKSDFEMIEI
- a CDS encoding NAD(P)/FAD-dependent oxidoreductase — encoded protein: MSSDAVVIIGAGLAGWNLARELRKADPAVPIVVVSRDHAGFYSKPMLSNALAGKKTAATLVMKPAEKIGEEVQARVLPHTTVTAIDGEARTVSLSNGETLAYRDLVLALGADPIRLPLEGDAADTVLSVNDLDDFARFADHLEQGPTGQPVQRVVILGAGLIGCEFANDLLARGIAPTVIDLADRALPRLLPVEASLRLQDKLVAAGAQFRFGVGAQSVQRGPNGLVVTLNDGTTLETDLVLSAIGLKPRTDLATGAHAKVARGVVVDRLLATTVPHIHALGDCTEVEGTLLPYVMPLMQQARALAATLAGQPTPVSYPAMPVAVKTPAWPTVVCPPPADAEGQWQVTATEEALEARFTAAGEPERLLGFVLQGKAVSQRQALAAQVPPLLA
- a CDS encoding DciA family protein, producing the protein MSTRDKPPTGSRPTGTFRPAVLRPMVPDVPPVQSAMQRAGALGSLLSRLKASQECLEVVKACLPPAMAAHVRSGALDDEGWTLLAANSAVSAKLRQLQPDLMDALKKKGLKVNAIRVRVQRQ